From a single Nicotiana tomentosiformis chromosome 2, ASM39032v3, whole genome shotgun sequence genomic region:
- the LOC117273042 gene encoding uncharacterized protein — MSLTTDIEAVTSGQETRGQRVQQESIVVEENRIPKQQMTEMCQASANGQGLPLSHVFPKFTPISTITTPVSLSDRSYPFGFSLYPNCTTTAGTSVARSQSVTLTTNQTITDVMPVFTIPQPTVVQKKSHESQFATHHEQYHSPEYHSYLFDLPSKIEKPTRKMAQEEMTQIVKNLEQKLKNIQGSAGQKSIAFKDLCMFPGVRLPLGFKTPKFEKYDGHGDPIAHLKRYCNQLRGVEGKEELVMAYFGESLTGVASEWFMDQETSHWHVWDDMAQAFVKQF, encoded by the coding sequence ATGTCATTGACAACTGACATTGAAGCTGTTACGAGTGGTCAAGAGACTCGGGGTCAAAGGGTTCAACAAGAGTCTATTGTGGTTGAGGAAAATAGAATACCGAAACAGCAAATGACTGAAATGTGTCAAGCATCGGCCAATGGTCAAGGACTACCCCTTTCTCATGTTTTCCCAAAATTCACACCCATCTCGACTATTACCACTCCTGTTTCATTGTCTGATCGATCCTATCCATTTGGGTTCAGTCTTTATCCCAACTGTACGACTACAGCTGGAACTTCTGTTGCGCGCTCCCAAAGTGTGACATTGACAACCAATCAGACAATCACTGATGTTATGCCCGTTTTCACAATCCCACAGCCAACAGTGGTACAAAAGAAAAGTCATGAGTCACAATTTGCTACCCATCACGAACAATACCATTCTCCTGAGTATCACTCATACCTATTTGATCTTCCTTCAAAGATTGAGAAACCTACCCGAAAGATGGCACAAGAAGAAATGACCCAAATAGTGAAAAACTTAGAACAAAAGTTGAAAAACATACAAGGGTCGGCAGGTCAGAAGAGTATTGCCTTCAAGGATTTATGTATGTTCCCCGGTGTTCGTTTACCACTTGGTTTCAAGACTCCcaaatttgaaaagtatgatggacacggagACCCCATAGCCCACCTCAAAAGGTATTGCAATCAACTAAGAGGTGTGGAGGGAAAAGAAGAACTAGTAATGGCTTATTTCGGGGAAAGCCTGAcaggggtagcctctgaatggtttatggatcaagaaacctctcactggcatgtctgggatgacatggcccaggCCTTTGTCAAACAGTTCTAA